In a genomic window of Rhinoderma darwinii isolate aRhiDar2 chromosome 10, aRhiDar2.hap1, whole genome shotgun sequence:
- the EMP3 gene encoding epithelial membrane protein 3, with product MSLLLFGVTALHITILIILFVATLDSSWWVLSQDETLNLWHDCIFNNNSESWVCTSVSTNEWFHAVQALVVLSVLFSSISFMLFMCQLYIMEKGGLFYATGAFQILASLAVFSGAVIYATHVTEFHKDKGEGGSFGHCFVLAWVAFPLSMLSGIMYIHLRKRE from the exons ATGAGTCTTCTACTCTTTGGTGTAACTGCCCTACACATCACCATCTTGATCATCCTCTTTGTTGCCACCCTTGACAGT TCTTGGTGGGTGCTCTCACAAGATGAGACTCTGAACTTATGGCATGACTGCATTTTTAACAACAATTCGGAAAGCTGGGTTTGCACTTCAGTGTCTACAAATG AATGGTTCCATGCTGTGCAGGCTCTGGTAGTGCTCTCAGTCCTGTTTTCCAGCATTTCCTTCATGCTGTTTATGTGTCAGCTCTACATCATGGAGAAAGGGGGGCTCTTTTATGCGACAGGTGCCTTTCAAATTCTTGCTA GTCTGGCTGTGTTTTCTGGAGCAGTGATCTATGCGACCCATGTGACAGAGTTCCATAAAGATAAGGGTGAAGGAGGATCCTTTGGCCACTGCTTTGTATTGGCTTGGGTGGCCTTTCCTCTCAGCATGTTGAGTGGTATCATGTACATTCACTTAAGAAAACGGGAGtag